One part of the Magallana gigas chromosome 5, xbMagGiga1.1, whole genome shotgun sequence genome encodes these proteins:
- the LOC105341790 gene encoding organic cation transporter protein isoform X2, with protein MKFDDVLLKLGEFGPYQKRLYFLLCIPAISVGCYMLNLVIILETPNHRCKIPGYDNDTYAIQSPYHEALVNQTIPLNPKDRRQPYEKCHYYRESNQTGTMERIKCTQWVYDRSIVRETFTTKEDLVCDDASWTSHIKLIFYIGVLVGDIGFGLIADFIGRRKTLMAAVLLWNVSGFALSWAPDTISFIILEFIVAAAQHGAFMVCNVMSLELVGPNKRVLCGTLIHGFFTLGLLYQSGAAYVLKHWQWIDLAIAVPLVFYIAYYWLIPESPRWLMSKGRYDEAEKIIQKAGKVNKVQLPEKMINPSLVEREQTQMKLWHLFSTKEMFIRTTILLFNWIAVALMYFGVTMHAGNIGGNFYFNFFLNGIVEFPAILFVILTMDRIGRKRLQCIVMVFGGIATLLTIFSILFGGDDFTWLTTTLSLFGKVGSTAAFSVIYVMTLELYPTVLRNAALGGGSCIGRVGSMLAPYVAASGAMIDGDFSTALPLVIFGFVSTTAGLLVLLVPESQHRKLPESVQDGIKFYEAEEVESKPLDCNGEDKSFLMMSKLE; from the exons ATGAAGTTCGATGATGTTTTACTTAAGTTGGGAGAATTCGGTCCTTACCAGAAGCGGCTGTATTTCCTATTGTGTATCCCGGCAATTAGTGTTGGCTGTTACATGTTAAATCTCGTCATTATTTTAGAAACTCCAAACCACAG GTGCAAGATCCCAGGTTATGACAATGATACATACGCGATCCAGTCGCCCTACCACGAGGCTCTCGTGAACCAGACGATTCCCCTTAACCCGAAGGACAGGCGACAGCCGTACGAGAAATGTCACTACTACCGGGAGTCAAACCAGACGGGAACGATGGAGCGGATCAAGTGCACCCAGTGGGTGTATGACCGCAGCATCGTGCGTGAAACGTTCactacaaag GAGGACTTGGTTTGTGATGATGCATCATGGACCTCCCACATCAAACTCATCTTTTACATCGGTGTATTGGTCGGGGATATCGGCTTCGGACTCATCGCCGACTT CATTGGCAGACGTAAAACTTTAATGGCTGCCGTCCTGCTCTGGAATGTGTCTGGTTTCGCGCTCAGCTGGGCTCCAGACACCATTAGCTTCATCATCTTGGAGTTCATTGTTGCTGCTGCCCAACATGGAGCCTTCATGGTGTGCAACGTTATGT CTCTGGAACTGGTGGGTCCCAACAAACGAGTTCTCTGTGGCACACTGATCCACGGCTTCTTCACACTTGGTCTGCTCTACCAGTCCGGGGCCGCTTATGTCCTCAAGCATTGGCAATGGATTGACCTGGCCATCGCTGTTCCACTCGTATTCTACATTGCCTACTACTG GTTGATTCCCGAGTCGCCCCGTTGGTTGATGAGCAAGGGGCGCTACGATGAGGCAGAAAAGATTATTCAAAAGGCGGGAAAGGTCAACAAAGTGCAATTGCCGGAAAAAATGATCAACCCTTCCCTGGTGGAACGGGAGCAGACCCAGATGAAGCTATGGCACTTGTTCTCTACGAAGGAGATGTTCATCCGTACTACGATATTACTCTTCAACTG GATAGCCGTGGCGCTGATGTACTTTGGCGTTACAATGCATGCTGGGAATATCGGTGGAAACTTCTACTTCAACTTCTTCCTGAATGGAATCGTGGAGTTTCCCGCTATTTTGTTTGTGATCCTAACCATGGACAGGATCGGAAGGAAGCGCCTCCAGTGTATCGTCATGGTGTTCGGAGGAATTGCAACTTTGCTGACCATCTTCTCTATTCTATTTGGAGGGGATG ATTTTACTTGGCTAACAACCACTCTTTCACTGTTCGGAAAAGTGGGATCCACGGCGGCATTTTCTGTGATCTACGTCATGACTCTTGAGTTGTACCCAACAGTCCTTCGTAACGCTGCTCTCGGGGGAGGTTCTTGTATCGGCAGGGTGGGGAGTATGCTCGCACCCTATGTTGCGGCATCT GGTGCAATGATTGATGGCGATTTCTCTACCGCCCTCCCGCTAGTGATATTCGGATTCGTCTCGACCACGGCGGGACTCCTTGTTTTACTCGTGCCTGAGAGTCAACACCGGAAGTTACCGGAGAGTGTTCAGGACGGAATCAAGTTTTATGA GGCGGAAGAAGTCGAATCGAAACCACTAGACTGTAACGGAGAAGATAAATCGTTCCTCATGATGTCAAAGCTAGAGTGA
- the LOC105341790 gene encoding organic cation transporter protein isoform X1: MKFDDVLLKLGEFGPYQKRLYFLLCIPAISVGCYMLNLVIILETPNHRCKIPGYDNDTYAIQSPYHEALVNQTIPLNPKDRRQPYEKCHYYRESNQTGTMERIKCTQWVYDRSIVRETFTTKEDLVCDDASWTSHIKLIFYIGVLVGDIGFGLIADFIGRRKTLMAAVLLWNVSGFALSWAPDTISFIILEFIVAAAQHGAFMVCNVMSLELVGPNKRVLCGTLIHGFFTLGLLYQSGAAYVLKHWQWIDLAIAVPLVFYIAYYWLIPESPRWLMSKGRYDEAEKIIQKAGKVNKVQLPEKMINPSLVEREQTQMKLWHLFSTKEMFIRTTILLFNWIAVALMYFGVTMHAGNIGGNFYFNFFLNGIVEFPAILFVILTMDRIGRKRLQCIVMVFGGIATLLTIFSILFGGDDFTWLTTTLSLFGKVGSTAAFSVIYVMTLELYPTVLRNAALGGGSCIGRVGSMLAPYVAASGAMIDGDFSTALPLVIFGFVSTTAGLLVLLVPESQHRKLPESVQDGIKFYEEEEVNYESKEEEVMSGGRSRIETTRL; this comes from the exons ATGAAGTTCGATGATGTTTTACTTAAGTTGGGAGAATTCGGTCCTTACCAGAAGCGGCTGTATTTCCTATTGTGTATCCCGGCAATTAGTGTTGGCTGTTACATGTTAAATCTCGTCATTATTTTAGAAACTCCAAACCACAG GTGCAAGATCCCAGGTTATGACAATGATACATACGCGATCCAGTCGCCCTACCACGAGGCTCTCGTGAACCAGACGATTCCCCTTAACCCGAAGGACAGGCGACAGCCGTACGAGAAATGTCACTACTACCGGGAGTCAAACCAGACGGGAACGATGGAGCGGATCAAGTGCACCCAGTGGGTGTATGACCGCAGCATCGTGCGTGAAACGTTCactacaaag GAGGACTTGGTTTGTGATGATGCATCATGGACCTCCCACATCAAACTCATCTTTTACATCGGTGTATTGGTCGGGGATATCGGCTTCGGACTCATCGCCGACTT CATTGGCAGACGTAAAACTTTAATGGCTGCCGTCCTGCTCTGGAATGTGTCTGGTTTCGCGCTCAGCTGGGCTCCAGACACCATTAGCTTCATCATCTTGGAGTTCATTGTTGCTGCTGCCCAACATGGAGCCTTCATGGTGTGCAACGTTATGT CTCTGGAACTGGTGGGTCCCAACAAACGAGTTCTCTGTGGCACACTGATCCACGGCTTCTTCACACTTGGTCTGCTCTACCAGTCCGGGGCCGCTTATGTCCTCAAGCATTGGCAATGGATTGACCTGGCCATCGCTGTTCCACTCGTATTCTACATTGCCTACTACTG GTTGATTCCCGAGTCGCCCCGTTGGTTGATGAGCAAGGGGCGCTACGATGAGGCAGAAAAGATTATTCAAAAGGCGGGAAAGGTCAACAAAGTGCAATTGCCGGAAAAAATGATCAACCCTTCCCTGGTGGAACGGGAGCAGACCCAGATGAAGCTATGGCACTTGTTCTCTACGAAGGAGATGTTCATCCGTACTACGATATTACTCTTCAACTG GATAGCCGTGGCGCTGATGTACTTTGGCGTTACAATGCATGCTGGGAATATCGGTGGAAACTTCTACTTCAACTTCTTCCTGAATGGAATCGTGGAGTTTCCCGCTATTTTGTTTGTGATCCTAACCATGGACAGGATCGGAAGGAAGCGCCTCCAGTGTATCGTCATGGTGTTCGGAGGAATTGCAACTTTGCTGACCATCTTCTCTATTCTATTTGGAGGGGATG ATTTTACTTGGCTAACAACCACTCTTTCACTGTTCGGAAAAGTGGGATCCACGGCGGCATTTTCTGTGATCTACGTCATGACTCTTGAGTTGTACCCAACAGTCCTTCGTAACGCTGCTCTCGGGGGAGGTTCTTGTATCGGCAGGGTGGGGAGTATGCTCGCACCCTATGTTGCGGCATCT GGTGCAATGATTGATGGCGATTTCTCTACCGCCCTCCCGCTAGTGATATTCGGATTCGTCTCGACCACGGCGGGACTCCTTGTTTTACTCGTGCCTGAGAGTCAACACCGGAAGTTACCGGAGAGTGTTCAGGACGGAATCAAGTTTTATGA AGAGGAAGAAGTAAATTATGAATCAAAAGAGGAAGAGGTAATGTCT GGCGGAAGAAGTCGAATCGAAACCACTAGACTGTAA